A genomic stretch from Lathyrus oleraceus cultivar Zhongwan6 chromosome 2, CAAS_Psat_ZW6_1.0, whole genome shotgun sequence includes:
- the LOC127122458 gene encoding uncharacterized protein LOC127122458: MSRECPHNENRMQGRSVGRVYSLDARKAKRNNALTVGTCLVNNHPCFVLLDCGETHSFVSIWCMKRLGLQAIPSSPPMVVTTAMDDVVETPLICENCSLSVNGRNFQIDLICLPLKKVDVVLGMDWLSANSVFIGCEEKLIIIPSSEAAPKDVLTTILEGMVGMVNSLFENEKSVLLVLTKESIDNMSVTQILVVCEFPEVFPEDVTSLPPERKVGFSIDLIPGTAPISVSLYRMAPLELRELKNQFEELLTKHFI, from the coding sequence ATGTCTAGGGAATGTCCTCATAATGAGAATCGGATGCAGGGGAGGAGCGTCGGTCGAGTTTATAGTTTGGATGCAAGGAAGGCTAAGAGAAACAATGCCTTAACTGTTGGTACGTGTCTCGTCAATAATCATCCTTGTTTTGTATTGTTGGATTGTGGGGAGACACACTCTTTTGTATCAATTTGGTGCATGAAGCGTCTTGGCTTGCAAGCAATCCCTTCGTCTCCTCCTATGGTGGTTACTACCGCCATGGATGATGTGGTTGAGACACcgttgatttgtgaaaattgttcgCTCTCGGTGAATGGTAGAAATTTCCAAATTGATCTTATTTGTTTACCACTTAAGAAGGTTGATGTGGTTTTGGGGATGGATTGGCTTTCCGCCAATTCGGTGTTTATTGGATGTGAAGAGAAGTTGATTATCATTCCATCTAGTGAAGCTGCTCCAAAGGATGTACTAACTACTATCTTGGAAGGTATGGTTGGTATGGTTAATTCCTTATTTGAGAATGAAAAGTCAGTTCTCTTGGTTCTTACCAAGGAATCTATAGATAATATGAGTGTTACCCAAATTCTTGTTGTTTGTGAATTTCCGGAAGTTTTCCCTGAGGATGTCACCTCTCTTCCTCCTGAAAGGAAAGTGGGATTTTCGATTGATCTGATACCTGGGACGGCTCCAATCTCTGTTTCTCTGTATCGCATGGCACCACTAGAGTTGAGAGAGTTGAAGAATCAATTTGAAGAGTTGTTAACCAAGCATTTTATCTGA